The following proteins are encoded in a genomic region of Mycobacterium kiyosense:
- the ruvC gene encoding crossover junction endodeoxyribonuclease RuvC — MRVMGVDPGLTRCGLSLVESGRGRQITALDVDVVRTPSDVPLHRRLLAISDAVDQWLDTHHPDVLAIERVFSQLNVSTAMGTAQAGGVIALAAAKRDIDVHFHTPSEVKAAVTGNGAADKAQVTAMVTRILALQAKPTPADAADALALAICHCWRAPMLARMAAAEAQAAQQRDKYLAKLKAAR; from the coding sequence GTGCGGGTGATGGGCGTCGATCCCGGGTTGACGCGGTGCGGGTTGTCGCTGGTGGAGAGCGGGCGTGGCCGGCAGATCACCGCCCTCGACGTCGACGTGGTGCGCACTCCGTCGGATGTGCCGCTGCACCGCCGGCTGCTGGCCATCAGCGACGCGGTGGACCAATGGCTGGACACCCACCACCCGGACGTGCTGGCGATCGAGCGGGTGTTCTCCCAGTTGAACGTCTCCACGGCGATGGGTACCGCGCAGGCCGGCGGGGTGATCGCCCTGGCGGCCGCCAAGCGTGACATCGACGTGCACTTCCACACCCCCAGCGAGGTCAAAGCCGCGGTCACCGGCAACGGCGCCGCCGACAAGGCGCAGGTCACCGCGATGGTCACCAGAATCCTTGCGCTGCAAGCCAAACCGACCCCGGCTGACGCCGCCGACGCGCTGGCGCTGGCCATCTGTCACTGCTGGCGGGCGCCGATGCTGGCCCGGATGGCCGCCGCCGAAGCGCAGGCCGCCCAGCAGCGCGACAAGTACCTGGCGAAACTGAAGGCCGCCCGATGA
- a CDS encoding putative transcriptional regulatory protein, whose translation MSGHSKWATTKHQKAVKDARRGKEFARLIKNIEVAARTGGGDPAGNPTLYDAIQKAKKTSVPNDNIERARKRGAGEEAGGADYQTIMYEGYGPNGVAVLIECLTDNRNRAAGEVRVAVTRNGGNMADPGSVSYLFTRKGVVTLEKNGLSEDDVLTAVLDAGAEDVNDLGDSFEIISEPTDLVAVRTALQDAGIDYESAEASFQPSVSVPVDVEGARKVFKLVDALEDSDDVQNVWTNVDLSDEVLAALDEG comes from the coding sequence ATGAGCGGCCATTCCAAGTGGGCCACCACCAAGCACCAGAAGGCCGTCAAAGACGCGCGCCGCGGCAAGGAATTCGCGCGGCTGATCAAGAATATCGAGGTCGCCGCCCGGACCGGCGGCGGTGACCCAGCCGGTAACCCCACGCTCTACGACGCCATCCAGAAGGCCAAGAAGACCTCGGTACCCAACGACAACATCGAGCGGGCGCGCAAGCGCGGCGCCGGCGAGGAAGCCGGCGGCGCCGACTACCAAACCATCATGTACGAGGGCTACGGCCCGAACGGGGTGGCGGTGCTGATCGAGTGCCTGACCGACAACCGCAACCGCGCGGCCGGCGAGGTCCGGGTGGCGGTGACCCGCAACGGCGGCAACATGGCAGATCCGGGCTCGGTGTCCTACCTGTTCACCCGCAAGGGTGTGGTGACCCTGGAGAAGAACGGCCTGAGCGAGGACGACGTGCTGACCGCGGTCCTGGACGCCGGCGCCGAGGACGTCAACGATCTCGGTGACAGCTTTGAAATCATCTCGGAACCAACGGATCTGGTCGCCGTCCGGACCGCGTTGCAGGATGCCGGGATCGACTACGAATCCGCCGAGGCCAGCTTCCAGCCCTCGGTCAGCGTCCCGGTCGACGTGGAGGGGGCCCGCAAGGTGTTCAAACTCGTCGACGCGCTCGAAGACAGCGACGACGTGCAGAACGTGTGGACCAACGTCGATCTGTCCGACGAGGTGCTCGCCGCACTCGACGAGGGCTGA
- a CDS encoding TetR family transcriptional regulator, with amino-acid sequence MSLKGGEVPQRRRGEVLEKALLDAAWAELTERGYDDLTIDAVANRAGTSRAVLYRRWPGKQDLLLAALIHQVKSDVVAAPDTGSLRGDMLALLRRANEVRSRLATLVFTRLGGYYREAGTNLAELSAYVQGGRETVLEEVLAQAVARGEIRPGQVSARVARVPVELFRYQLMATLQPVPDRELESIVDEVFMPLVRLGATAT; translated from the coding sequence ATGTCTCTTAAGGGGGGCGAAGTTCCGCAGCGCCGGCGCGGCGAGGTGCTGGAGAAGGCGCTGCTCGACGCGGCGTGGGCCGAGCTGACCGAACGTGGCTACGACGACCTGACCATCGACGCCGTGGCCAACCGCGCCGGCACCAGCCGGGCGGTGCTCTACCGGCGCTGGCCGGGTAAGCAGGACCTGCTGTTGGCCGCCCTGATCCATCAGGTGAAATCCGACGTGGTGGCCGCACCCGACACCGGCAGCCTGCGTGGGGACATGCTGGCGTTGCTGCGCCGGGCCAACGAGGTGCGGTCTCGGCTGGCCACCCTGGTGTTCACCCGGCTGGGCGGCTACTACCGGGAGGCCGGCACCAACCTCGCCGAACTCTCCGCTTACGTGCAGGGCGGCCGCGAGACCGTCCTCGAGGAAGTCCTGGCGCAAGCCGTCGCGCGCGGCGAGATCCGGCCGGGCCAGGTCAGCGCACGAGTCGCACGGGTGCCCGTCGAACTGTTCCGCTATCAGTTGATGGCCACGCTGCAACCGGTTCCCGATCGTGAGCTCGAATCGATCGTCGACGAGGTGTTCATGCCGTTGGTGAGGCTCGGCGCAACCGCCACGTAG
- a CDS encoding FAD-dependent oxidoreductase (frameshifted, insertion at around 3770431) — MASEMGVLDGIRARRVDMSERVQFVDRNGDLLAELPDTEFNDCPDDTEIPREDLAHVLLRTALSPTTELRFGESITALHDDGDGVDVQFASGERQRYDVVVGADGMHSATRRLTFGPKERFLRHLGLYVALADLPGHIRQERHSAMYNYPGRMAGIATYRDKALAVFMFRAPWIDYDYHDPAAQQQILRDAFAGHAEWKIPELLDAACRDPELYFDSVSQIHMPSWHRGRVVLVGDSAYCASPLSGRGTSLAMTGAWLLAEALREHRDDVAAAFRQYERDQLPHVTYAQGTAGPGGDVLVPATQEEIDARNQRLVALTA, encoded by the coding sequence GTGGCCTCCGAGATGGGCGTGCTCGACGGCATCCGGGCCCGACGGGTGGACATGAGCGAGCGCGTGCAGTTCGTGGACCGCAACGGCGACCTGCTCGCCGAACTGCCCGACACCGAGTTCAACGACTGCCCGGACGACACCGAGATCCCGCGCGAGGACCTCGCCCACGTGCTGCTGCGCACCGCCTTGAGCCCGACCACCGAGTTGCGCTTCGGCGAGTCGATCACCGCGCTGCACGACGACGGGGACGGCGTCGACGTGCAGTTCGCCTCCGGTGAGCGGCAGCGCTACGACGTGGTGGTCGGCGCCGACGGAATGCACTCGGCCACCCGCCGGCTCACCTTCGGACCCAAAGAGCGATTCCTGCGACACCTCGGGCTCTACGTGGCACTGGCCGACCTGCCCGGACATATCCGGCAAGAGCGCCATTCAGCGATGTACAACTACCCCGGCCGGATGGCAGGAATAGCCACCTACCGCGATAAAGCGCTGGCGGTCTTCATGTTTCGGGCACCATGGATCGACTACGACTATCACGACCCGGCCGCGCAGCAGCAGATTCTGCGCGACGCCTTCGCCGGCCACGCCGAGTGGAAGATTCCCGAGCTACTCGATGCGGCGTGCCGCGACCCCGAGCTCTATTTCGATTCGGTGAGCCAGATTCACATGCCGTCGTGGCACCGCGGCCGGGTGGTGCTGGTCGGCGACTCCGCGTATTGCGCGTCTCCCCTGTCCGGTCGCGGCACCAGCCTGGCCATGACCGGGGCCTGGCTGCTGGCCGAAGCGCTGCGCGAGCACCGCGACGACGTGGCGGCGGCGTTCCGGCAATACGAGCGCGACCAGCTTCCGCACGTCACCTATGCGCAGGGCACCGCGGGCCCGGGCGGCGACGTCCTGGTCCCGGCCACTCAGGAGGAGATCGACGCGCGCAACCAACGGCTCGTTGCGCTCACTGCATAA
- the pdxT gene encoding pyridoxal 5'-phosphate synthase subunit PdxT — translation MTAPRIGVLALQGDSREHLAALREAGAEATTVRRRTELDAVDGLVIPGGESTAMSHLLRDFDLLEPLRNRLADGLPAYGACAGMILLASEILDAGSKGREALPLNGIDMTVRRNAFGRQVDSFEGDIPFEGLDSPVRAVFIRAPWVERVGPEVRVLARAAGHIVAVRQDKVLATAFHPEMTGDRRVHRLFVDIVRGRV, via the coding sequence GTGACGGCACCCAGGATCGGGGTACTCGCGCTGCAGGGCGATTCCCGCGAACACCTAGCCGCGCTACGCGAGGCCGGTGCCGAGGCCACGACGGTGCGCCGGCGCACCGAACTCGATGCGGTGGACGGTCTGGTGATCCCGGGTGGCGAATCGACGGCGATGAGTCACCTGCTGCGCGACTTCGACCTGCTCGAGCCGTTGCGCAACCGGTTGGCCGACGGACTGCCGGCCTACGGCGCGTGTGCCGGGATGATCCTGCTGGCCAGCGAGATTCTGGACGCCGGCAGCAAGGGCCGCGAAGCGCTGCCGCTGAACGGCATCGATATGACAGTGCGGCGCAACGCTTTTGGACGACAGGTCGATTCTTTCGAAGGTGACATCCCGTTCGAGGGGCTGGATTCGCCGGTGCGTGCGGTGTTCATCCGGGCGCCGTGGGTGGAACGGGTCGGCCCCGAGGTGCGGGTGCTGGCCCGAGCGGCCGGCCACATCGTCGCCGTGCGGCAGGACAAGGTATTGGCCACTGCGTTTCACCCCGAGATGACCGGTGACCGTCGGGTGCACCGGCTGTTCGTCGACATCGTCCGCGGGCGGGTCTAG